One genomic segment of Fusobacterium nucleatum includes these proteins:
- a CDS encoding complement resistance protein TraT, with protein MKKIFKTILFSLLLVTVFVSCSTLHTAVSKRNLDVQTKMSDTIWLEPAAANERTVFVQIRNTSGKNLNIEQKVINVLTSKGYRIVNNPAEAKYWLQANILKVDKVNLDSNNGFSDAILGAGVGGVLGAQRSGGAYTALGWGLAGAAIGTLADALVDDIAYAMVTDILITEKTGRAVQTSTRNSVKQGNSGSMTSTSSASSNMEKYSTRVLSTANQVNLNFNSAIPILEDELGKVIAGIF; from the coding sequence ATGAAAAAAATTTTTAAAACAATATTATTTAGTTTACTATTAGTAACTGTATTTGTATCTTGTTCAACTTTGCATACAGCAGTATCAAAAAGAAATTTGGATGTCCAAACAAAGATGTCAGACACAATTTGGTTAGAACCAGCAGCTGCAAATGAAAGAACTGTATTTGTTCAAATCAGAAATACTTCTGGAAAAAATTTAAACATTGAACAAAAGGTAATAAATGTTCTTACATCAAAAGGTTATAGAATTGTAAATAATCCAGCAGAAGCAAAATATTGGTTACAAGCTAATATTTTAAAAGTGGATAAAGTTAATTTAGACAGTAATAATGGCTTTTCTGATGCTATTTTAGGAGCAGGAGTTGGAGGAGTGCTAGGAGCTCAACGTTCTGGTGGAGCATATACAGCTCTTGGTTGGGGACTTGCAGGAGCAGCAATAGGTACATTAGCTGATGCTTTGGTTGATGATATAGCTTATGCAATGGTAACAGATATTTTAATTACAGAAAAAACAGGAAGAGCTGTTCAAACTTCAACAAGAAATTCTGTTAAACAAGGAAATTCAGGAAGTATGACATCTACTTCTAGTGCTTCATCTAATATGGAAAAATATTCTACGAGAGTTTTAAGTACAGCTAATCAAGTAAACTTAAACTTTAACAGTGCTATTCCAATATTAGAAGATGAATTAGGAAAAGTGATTGCAGGAATATTCTAA
- a CDS encoding helix-turn-helix domain-containing protein, with product MNKEINVGITIKNIRKSKKLLLKDVALKCGISSSMLSQIEKGNANPSLNTIKSIAQVLEVPLFKFFMDLEKEKYEFHLLKKDDRKIISTEYVTYELLSPDVETNIECMQMTLIGKNAETSVKPMAHKGEEIAVLLNGKVKLTIGKFSIVLSSGDSIHIPSMAPHKWTNLHTEKSVVIFSVSPPEF from the coding sequence ATGAATAAAGAAATTAACGTTGGTATTACTATTAAAAATATAAGAAAATCTAAAAAATTACTTTTAAAAGATGTGGCTTTAAAATGTGGGATTTCATCATCTATGTTAAGCCAAATTGAAAAAGGAAATGCTAATCCTTCATTAAATACAATCAAATCTATTGCTCAGGTTCTAGAAGTTCCTCTATTTAAGTTTTTTATGGATTTAGAAAAAGAAAAATATGAATTTCACCTTTTAAAAAAAGATGATAGAAAAATTATTTCAACTGAATATGTAACCTATGAACTTTTATCTCCAGATGTTGAAACAAATATTGAATGTATGCAAATGACTTTAATAGGAAAAAATGCAGAGACATCAGTTAAACCAATGGCACATAAGGGAGAAGAAATTGCAGTATTACTAAATGGTAAAGTTAAATTAACTATTGGAAAGTTTTCCATAGTTCTTTCTTCAGGGGATTCTATCCATATTCCTTCAATGGCTCCACATAAATGGACCAATTTACATACTGAAAAAAGTGTAGTTATTTTTTCAGTAAGTCCTCCAGAATTTTAA
- a CDS encoding cupin domain-containing protein has translation MKKTLFSILLIGICMTGVANAKEKNSILLKQVYKKEELITLDKQNVAGGNGTLHGKFAFTRDMATEDEAIKEIGWMTLNKGESVGVHPHKNNEDTYIIVSGEGVFTDGSGKETVVKAGDVTIARPNQSHGLRNEKDEPLVFLDIIAQNHALKAEK, from the coding sequence ATGAAAAAAACACTATTTTCTATATTGCTTATAGGAATTTGTATGACTGGAGTAGCAAATGCAAAAGAAAAAAATTCAATTCTTTTAAAACAAGTATATAAAAAGGAAGAATTGATAACATTGGACAAACAAAATGTAGCAGGAGGAAATGGAACTTTACATGGAAAATTTGCCTTTACAAGAGATATGGCTACTGAAGATGAAGCTATAAAAGAAATAGGTTGGATGACACTAAATAAAGGGGAATCTGTTGGAGTACACCCTCATAAAAATAATGAAGATACTTATATTATTGTTTCTGGAGAAGGAGTTTTTACAGATGGCTCTGGAAAAGAAACAGTTGTCAAAGCTGGAGATGTAACTATTGCAAGACCAAATCAATCTCATGGACTTCGTAATGAAAAAGATGAACCGCTTGTATTTTTAGATATCATTGCTCAAAACCATGCTTTAAAAGCAGAAAAATAA
- the tsaD gene encoding tRNA (adenosine(37)-N6)-threonylcarbamoyltransferase complex transferase subunit TsaD, translating to MIILGIESSCDETSIAVVKDGKEILSNNISSQIEIHKEYGGVVPEIASRQHIKNIATVLEESLEEAKITLDDVDYIAVTYAPGLIGALLVGVSFAKGLSYAKNIPIIPVHHIKGHMYANFLEHDIELPCISLVVSGGHTNIIYIDENHNFINIGETLDDAVGESCDKVARVLGLGYPGGPVIDKMYYKGDRNFLKITKPKVSRFDFSFSGIKTAIINFDNNMKMKNQEYKKEDLAASFLGTVVDILCDKTLDAAVEKNVKTIMLAGGVAANSLLRSQLTEKAAEKGIKVIYPSMKLCTDNAAMIAEAAYYKLKNSKNEKDCFAGLDLNGVASLMVSDEKAI from the coding sequence ATGATTATTTTAGGTATAGAAAGTTCATGTGATGAAACTTCTATTGCAGTTGTAAAAGATGGAAAAGAAATTTTATCAAATAATATTTCTTCTCAAATTGAAATTCATAAAGAATATGGTGGAGTTGTCCCAGAAATTGCTTCAAGACAACATATTAAAAATATTGCTACTGTACTTGAAGAAAGTTTAGAAGAAGCAAAAATTACCTTGGATGATGTAGACTATATTGCAGTAACTTATGCCCCAGGACTAATTGGGGCTTTACTTGTGGGAGTTTCATTTGCAAAAGGTTTATCTTATGCAAAAAATATTCCAATTATACCTGTTCATCATATTAAGGGACACATGTATGCAAATTTCTTAGAACATGATATAGAGTTGCCTTGTATTTCTCTTGTTGTGTCTGGTGGGCATACTAATATTATATATATTGATGAAAATCATAATTTTATTAATATAGGAGAAACCCTAGATGATGCAGTTGGAGAAAGTTGTGATAAAGTTGCAAGAGTTTTAGGACTTGGGTATCCGGGTGGACCTGTGATAGATAAGATGTATTATAAGGGAGACAGAAATTTCTTAAAAATTACTAAACCAAAAGTTTCAAGATTTGATTTTAGTTTCTCAGGAATTAAAACAGCTATTATAAATTTTGATAATAATATGAAAATGAAAAATCAAGAATATAAAAAAGAAGATTTAGCAGCTTCTTTTTTAGGAACTGTTGTGGATATTTTATGTGATAAAACTTTAGATGCAGCAGTTGAAAAAAATGTAAAGACTATTATGCTTGCAGGTGGTGTTGCAGCTAACTCACTTTTAAGAAGCCAACTTACAGAAAAAGCAGCTGAAAAAGGAATTAAAGTTATATACCCAAGTATGAAATTGTGTACAGATAATGCAGCCATGATAGCAGAGGCAGCATATTATAAGTTAAAAAATTCTAAAAATGAAAAAGATTGTTTTGCAGGTTTAGACTTAAATGGTGTTGCAAGTTTAATGGTTAGTGATGAAAAAGCTATATAA
- a CDS encoding regulatory protein RecX: MMQLKKITIKGNKLILDNDKIIYLTKEMFSKFDLKDKTSLDDETFYSLIYFRIKLSAYTMLTKRDYFKKELKNKLIEKIGFADIVEDVVEDFEEKGYLDDYEKAKSYAAQHSNYGTKKLSFILYQMGVDREIISKILEDERDNQIEKIKQLWIKLGNKEHKKKVESILRKGFLYGDIKKAISSLEEEEE, encoded by the coding sequence ATGATGCAATTGAAGAAAATAACGATTAAGGGAAATAAACTTATTCTTGATAATGATAAAATTATTTATCTAACCAAAGAAATGTTTTCTAAGTTTGATTTAAAAGATAAAACAAGTCTTGATGATGAAACTTTCTATTCTCTAATTTATTTTAGAATTAAATTATCAGCTTATACTATGTTAACTAAAAGAGATTATTTTAAAAAAGAACTTAAAAATAAATTGATAGAAAAAATTGGTTTTGCAGATATAGTTGAAGATGTTGTAGAAGATTTTGAAGAAAAAGGCTATTTAGATGACTATGAGAAAGCAAAATCTTATGCAGCACAACATTCTAACTATGGAACGAAAAAATTATCTTTTATCCTTTACCAAATGGGTGTGGATAGAGAAATAATCTCTAAAATTCTTGAAGATGAAAGGGATAATCAAATAGAAAAAATAAAACAACTTTGGATAAAATTAGGTAATAAGGAACACAAGAAGAAAGTTGAAAGTATATTGAGAAAAGGCTTCTTGTATGGAGATATAAAAAAAGCAATATCTTCTTTGGAGGAGGAAGAAGAATGA
- a CDS encoding HTH domain-containing protein, whose amino-acid sequence MDLNSEIILSEIDGEKKKNIEIIEKLKELNIRKQNSEKLIEIFRSKEKVSCASLANYLDISERTANRLLLKLEENNLAVSDLVKINRGRPKIFFRFF is encoded by the coding sequence GTGGATTTAAATTCAGAAATTATACTATCTGAAATTGATGGTGAAAAAAAGAAAAATATTGAAATAATTGAAAAATTGAAAGAATTAAATATAAGAAAACAAAATTCAGAAAAGCTTATAGAAATTTTTAGAAGTAAAGAAAAAGTAAGCTGTGCAAGCTTGGCTAATTATTTAGATATATCAGAAAGAACAGCAAATAGATTATTATTAAAACTTGAAGAAAATAATTTAGCTGTTTCAGACTTAGTAAAAATAAATAGAGGAAGACCTAAAATCTTTTTTAGATTCTTCTAA
- a CDS encoding alanine racemase, with amino-acid sequence MKKKELKTPTILLNIEALKNNIKKYQKLCTEYKKELWPMIKTHKSMEIVEMQIKEGATGVLCGTLDEVEACCQIGIKKIMYAYPVASEENIKRIIEISKKTEFIIRLDSLEAAIKINKMAETENVIINYNIIVDSGLHRFGVSLKNLLTFAEELKKLKYLKLKGISSHPGHVYSSTCEADIQQYVLNECETLRKAKEILEKEGYYLEYITSGSTPTFEEAVKDLNINVYHPGNYVFLDSIQLSINKAKIKDCALTVLTTIISHPSENLFICDAGAKCLGLDQGAHGNNSIVGYGTVINHPEVIVSSLSEEVGKLKIEGQTNLKIGDKIEIIPNHSCSTANLCSYYTVTEGDNVIKSIKVDVRGNSIRRI; translated from the coding sequence ATGAAAAAGAAAGAATTAAAAACACCAACTATTCTATTAAATATTGAAGCCTTAAAAAATAATATTAAAAAATATCAAAAATTATGTACAGAATATAAAAAAGAATTGTGGCCAATGATAAAAACTCATAAAAGTATGGAAATTGTTGAAATGCAAATAAAAGAGGGGGCTACAGGAGTATTATGTGGTACTTTAGATGAAGTAGAGGCATGTTGCCAAATAGGCATAAAAAAAATTATGTATGCCTATCCTGTAGCAAGTGAAGAAAATATTAAAAGAATTATTGAAATAAGTAAAAAAACAGAATTTATAATACGTTTAGACTCTTTAGAAGCAGCTATCAAAATTAACAAAATGGCAGAAACTGAAAATGTAATTATTAACTATAATATTATTGTAGATAGTGGATTACATCGTTTTGGAGTATCTCTAAAAAATTTATTAACTTTTGCAGAAGAATTAAAAAAATTGAAATACTTAAAATTAAAAGGAATTTCATCTCATCCTGGACATGTTTATTCTTCTACTTGTGAAGCAGATATACAACAATATGTATTAAATGAATGTGAAACTTTAAGAAAGGCAAAAGAAATACTTGAAAAAGAAGGGTATTACTTAGAATACATTACAAGTGGTTCTACCCCTACTTTTGAAGAAGCAGTTAAAGACTTAAATATAAATGTATATCATCCTGGAAATTATGTCTTTTTAGATAGTATTCAGTTATCTATAAATAAAGCTAAAATCAAAGATTGTGCATTAACTGTTTTAACTACAATTATTTCTCATCCTAGTGAAAATCTTTTTATTTGTGATGCAGGTGCTAAATGCTTAGGCTTGGATCAAGGAGCTCATGGTAATAACTCTATTGTTGGTTATGGAACTGTAATTAATCATCCAGAAGTTATTGTTTCTTCTTTATCTGAAGAGGTTGGAAAATTAAAAATAGAAGGACAAACAAACTTAAAAATAGGAGATAAAATAGAAATCATTCCTAACCATTCTTGTTCTACAGCAAATCTGTGCAGTTATTATACTGTAACTGAAGGAGACAATGTAATTAAAAGTATTAAAGTGGATGTAAGAGGAAATAGTATTAGAAGAATCTAA
- the dsdA gene encoding D-serine ammonia-lyase, with protein sequence MDIKNMIINNPLIKNMIDKKEVGWTNPKEMNYTEYEKKLPLKDQELKEAEERLKRFAPFIKKVFPETEETYGIIESPLEEIFNMQKELEKKYHTEILGKLYLKMDSHLPVAGSIKARGGVYEVLKHAEELAMEAGLLKLEDDYSILADKKFKDFFSKYKIQVGSTGNLGLSIGITSAALGFQVIVHMSADAKKWKKDMLRSKGVQVIEYESDYGKAVEEGRKNSDADPMSYFVDDEKSMNLFLGYTVAASRIKKQFDKKGIVINKEHPLIVYIPCGVGGAPGGVAYGLKRIFKENVYIFFVEPVLAPCMLLGMQTGLHEKISVYDVGIHGITHADGLAVARPSGLVGRLMEPILSGIFTVDDYKLYDYLRILNETENKRIEPSSCAAFEGVVSLLKYEDSKKYIENRIGKDINNVYHVCWATGGKMVPQEDMEIFLNTYLK encoded by the coding sequence ATGGATATAAAAAATATGATTATAAATAACCCTTTAATAAAAAATATGATAGATAAAAAAGAAGTTGGTTGGACAAATCCAAAAGAAATGAACTACACAGAATATGAAAAAAAACTTCCTCTTAAGGATCAAGAATTAAAAGAAGCAGAAGAAAGATTAAAACGTTTTGCTCCTTTTATCAAAAAAGTTTTCCCAGAAACAGAAGAAACATACGGAATTATTGAATCTCCTTTAGAAGAAATATTTAATATGCAAAAAGAATTAGAAAAAAAATATCATACTGAAATTCTAGGAAAATTATATTTGAAAATGGATAGTCATCTCCCAGTAGCTGGCTCTATTAAAGCTAGAGGTGGAGTTTATGAAGTTTTAAAACATGCAGAAGAATTAGCTATGGAAGCAGGCTTATTAAAATTAGAAGATGATTATTCCATCTTAGCAGATAAAAAATTTAAAGATTTTTTCTCAAAATATAAAATACAAGTTGGTTCTACTGGAAATTTAGGATTAAGTATAGGAATTACAAGCGCTGCCTTAGGTTTTCAAGTAATTGTCCATATGTCTGCAGATGCTAAAAAATGGAAAAAAGATATGTTAAGATCCAAAGGAGTTCAAGTAATTGAATATGAAAGTGATTATGGAAAGGCTGTGGAAGAAGGAAGAAAAAATTCTGATGCAGATCCGATGAGTTATTTTGTAGATGATGAAAAATCAATGAATCTATTTTTAGGATACACAGTAGCTGCTTCAAGAATAAAAAAACAATTTGATAAAAAAGGAATTGTAATTAATAAAGAACATCCTCTTATTGTATATATTCCTTGTGGCGTTGGTGGAGCTCCTGGAGGAGTTGCTTATGGTCTTAAAAGAATATTTAAAGAAAATGTATATATTTTCTTTGTTGAACCTGTACTAGCTCCTTGTATGTTATTAGGAATGCAAACAGGTTTACATGAAAAAATTAGTGTCTATGATGTAGGAATTCATGGAATTACACATGCTGATGGTTTAGCTGTAGCAAGACCTTCTGGTTTGGTTGGAAGACTTATGGAACCTATTTTAAGTGGAATTTTTACTGTAGATGATTACAAATTATATGATTATTTAAGAATTTTAAATGAAACAGAAAACAAAAGAATCGAACCTTCTTCTTGTGCAGCATTTGAAGGAGTAGTTTCTCTATTAAAATATGAGGATAGTAAAAAATATATTGAAAATAGAATTGGAAAAGATATTAATAATGTATATCATGTATGCTGGGCAACAGGTGGAAAAATGGTTCCTCAAGAAGATATGGAAATATTTTTAAATACTTATTTAAAATAG
- a CDS encoding phospho-sugar mutase, with protein MFLDEYKKWLDSNILSASEKEELKSIANNEKEIESRFYTDLSFGTAGMRGIRGIGRNRMNKYNIRKATQGLANYIIKETGEVGKKKGVAIAYDSRLDSVENAINTAMTLAGNGIKVYLFDGVRSTPELSFAVRELKAQSGIMITASHNPKEYNGYKVYWEDGAQIVDPQATGIVSSVEAVNIFNDIKLMEEKEAIDKDLLVYVGEKLDDRYIEEVKKNAINPNVENKDKVKFVYSPLHGVAARPVERVLKEMGYTNVYPVKEQEKPDGNFPTCDYANPEDTTVFKLSIELADKVGAKICIANDPDGDRVGLAVLDNNGKWFFPNGNQIGILFAEYILNYKKNIPENGTMITTVVSTPLLDTIVKKNSKKALRVLTGFKYIGEKIRQFENKELNGTFLFGFEEAIGYLVGTHVRDKDAVVASMIIAEMATTFENNGSSIYNEIIKIYEKYGWRLETTVPITKKGKDGLEEIQKIMKSMRAKTHTEIAGVKVKEYRDYQKGVDNFPKADVIQMVLEDETYLTVRPSGTEPKIKFYISVVDSDKKVAESKLAKMEKEFINYAENL; from the coding sequence ATGTTTTTAGATGAATACAAAAAATGGTTAGATTCTAATATATTATCTGCAAGTGAGAAAGAAGAATTAAAAAGTATTGCCAATAATGAAAAAGAAATTGAAAGTAGATTTTATACAGATTTAAGTTTTGGAACTGCTGGTATGAGAGGGATAAGAGGTATTGGTAGGAACAGAATGAATAAATATAATATAAGAAAAGCAACTCAAGGATTGGCTAACTATATTATAAAAGAAACAGGAGAAGTAGGTAAGAAAAAAGGTGTTGCTATTGCCTATGATTCAAGATTAGATTCTGTTGAAAATGCTATCAATACTGCAATGACTTTGGCAGGAAATGGAATAAAAGTATACTTATTTGATGGAGTGAGATCAACTCCTGAACTTTCTTTTGCAGTTAGAGAATTAAAAGCTCAATCAGGTATTATGATAACTGCTTCTCATAACCCAAAAGAATATAATGGGTATAAGGTTTATTGGGAAGATGGAGCTCAAATAGTTGATCCACAAGCAACAGGTATAGTAAGCTCTGTTGAAGCTGTTAATATATTCAATGATATTAAATTGATGGAAGAAAAAGAAGCAATAGATAAAGACCTTCTTGTTTATGTTGGTGAAAAATTAGATGATAGATATATAGAAGAAGTTAAGAAAAATGCTATCAATCCAAATGTAGAAAATAAAGATAAAGTAAAATTTGTGTACTCTCCTTTACATGGGGTAGCAGCAAGACCTGTTGAAAGAGTTTTAAAAGAAATGGGTTACACAAATGTATATCCTGTGAAAGAGCAAGAAAAACCAGATGGAAATTTTCCAACTTGTGATTATGCAAACCCAGAGGATACAACTGTTTTTAAATTGAGTATAGAGCTTGCAGATAAAGTTGGAGCCAAAATCTGTATAGCAAATGACCCTGATGGAGATAGAGTGGGCTTAGCAGTTCTTGATAATAATGGAAAATGGTTTTTCCCAAATGGAAATCAAATAGGAATTTTATTTGCAGAATATATTTTAAATTATAAGAAAAATATCCCTGAAAATGGAACTATGATAACAACTGTTGTGTCAACTCCGCTTCTTGACACTATTGTTAAAAAGAATAGTAAAAAAGCTTTAAGAGTTCTTACAGGTTTTAAATATATTGGTGAAAAAATTAGACAATTTGAAAATAAAGAATTAAATGGAACTTTCTTATTTGGTTTTGAAGAAGCAATAGGGTATTTAGTTGGAACTCATGTTAGAGATAAGGATGCAGTTGTTGCTTCTATGATAATTGCAGAAATGGCTACAACTTTTGAAAATAATGGTTCTAGTATTTATAATGAAATTATAAAAATTTATGAAAAGTATGGTTGGCGTTTAGAAACAACTGTTCCTATAACTAAAAAAGGAAAAGACGGACTTGAAGAAATACAAAAAATAATGAAGTCTATGAGAGCGAAAACTCATACAGAAATAGCTGGTGTAAAGGTAAAAGAATATAGAGATTATCAAAAAGGTGTTGATAATTTTCCAAAAGCAGATGTTATCCAAATGGTTTTAGAAGATGAAACTTATCTAACAGTAAGACCTTCTGGAACAGAACCTAAGATTAAATTCTATATTTCAGTGGTAGATAGTGATAAAAAAGTTGCTGAATCTAAATTAGCAAAAATGGAAAAAGAATTTATAAATTATGCTGAAAATCTATAA
- a CDS encoding GntP family permease translates to MNVTFTIFAILLSILLLVLLTIKVKLHPFFALTVSAFFFGLISGHSIPDIIGAYSDGLGGTIAGIGVVIAIGTVMGALLENSGAAETMAETILKITGKKNADIGLAVTGYFVSIPVFCDSAFVLLSPLAKRVSKDTGGSMTTMAVALAMGLHATHMLVPPTPGPLAVAGILGANLGLVILCGMLVSIPVTIVAIIAGRIFGKKYHFLPEIEEVHTDEKAKNLPSPFMSFSPIIVPIILMLLKTVGSLESKPFGTGVLYNIFDSLGQTIVALFIGLIIAFFTYKSVYPYDKNVWTFDGIFGESLKTAGQIVLIVGAGGAFATVLKLSNLQEIVMNLFTGISIGIIVPYIIGAIFRTAIGSGTVGMITAASMLLPLLDILGFNTPMGLVIAMLACAAGGFMVFHGNDDFFWVVVSTSGMKPEVAYKTFPIISVLQSVTALICVFILKIIFL, encoded by the coding sequence ATGAATGTAACATTTACTATTTTTGCTATTTTATTATCAATATTATTACTGGTTTTATTAACAATTAAAGTTAAACTTCATCCATTCTTTGCATTAACAGTCAGTGCTTTTTTCTTTGGATTAATATCAGGACACTCAATTCCTGATATAATTGGAGCATACTCAGATGGACTTGGAGGAACAATTGCTGGAATAGGTGTAGTTATAGCAATTGGAACTGTTATGGGAGCTCTATTAGAAAATAGTGGAGCTGCTGAAACTATGGCCGAAACTATTTTAAAAATTACAGGAAAGAAAAATGCTGATATTGGTCTAGCTGTTACAGGCTATTTTGTTTCTATTCCTGTTTTTTGTGATTCTGCATTTGTTTTATTGTCTCCATTGGCAAAAAGAGTAAGTAAAGATACAGGTGGAAGTATGACTACGATGGCAGTAGCATTAGCAATGGGACTTCATGCAACTCACATGTTAGTTCCACCAACTCCAGGACCTTTAGCCGTTGCTGGAATTTTAGGAGCTAATTTAGGATTAGTTATTTTATGTGGAATGCTTGTTTCTATCCCTGTAACAATAGTTGCTATTATTGCTGGAAGAATTTTTGGTAAAAAATACCATTTTCTTCCTGAAATAGAAGAAGTTCATACAGATGAGAAGGCTAAAAATTTACCAAGTCCTTTTATGAGCTTTTCACCTATTATAGTACCAATAATTTTAATGTTATTAAAAACAGTGGGAAGTTTAGAATCAAAACCTTTTGGAACAGGAGTACTATATAATATTTTTGATTCTTTAGGGCAAACTATAGTAGCTCTATTTATTGGACTCATTATTGCATTTTTTACATATAAATCTGTTTATCCATATGATAAAAATGTTTGGACTTTTGATGGAATATTTGGAGAATCTTTAAAAACAGCAGGACAAATTGTATTAATTGTTGGAGCAGGAGGAGCTTTTGCAACAGTATTAAAACTGTCTAATTTACAAGAAATTGTAATGAATCTATTCACAGGTATTTCTATAGGTATTATAGTTCCTTATATTATTGGTGCAATTTTTAGGACTGCAATAGGTTCAGGAACAGTTGGTATGATAACTGCTGCTTCTATGTTGCTACCACTACTAGACATTCTTGGATTTAATACACCAATGGGACTAGTAATTGCCATGTTAGCTTGTGCAGCTGGTGGATTTATGGTTTTTCATGGAAACGATGATTTTTTCTGGGTTGTTGTTTCTACATCAGGTATGAAACCGGAAGTTGCTTATAAAACTTTCCCAATTATAAGTGTACTTCAGTCAGTAACTGCACTTATTTGTGTTTTTATATTAAAAATTATTTTCTTATAA
- a CDS encoding vWA domain-containing protein, which produces MKKFFIALFVIVFSFSFSNKTFAKSIIVEKKKNNIVDIVFILDRSGSMGGLESDTIGGFNSMLEKQRKIEGKAFITTVLFDDEYELLHDRVNIAKVNNITEKEYFVRGSTALLDAIGKTIAKEKAIQDTLEKNEKADKVLFIIITDGLENASREYNSATVKKLIETQKEKYGWEFLFLGANIDAIETANTIGISAEKAVNYNSDSIGTKKNYDTLNKAVEEVRSGKELKKEWKADIEKDYNERKK; this is translated from the coding sequence ATGAAGAAATTTTTTATTGCTTTATTTGTTATTGTATTTAGTTTTAGTTTTTCAAATAAAACTTTTGCTAAAAGTATTATAGTAGAAAAAAAGAAAAATAATATAGTTGATATTGTTTTTATTTTGGATAGAAGTGGTTCTATGGGTGGATTAGAGTCTGACACTATTGGTGGATTTAATTCTATGTTAGAAAAACAAAGAAAAATAGAAGGAAAAGCTTTTATTACAACTGTTCTATTTGATGATGAGTATGAATTATTACATGATAGAGTTAATATTGCCAAAGTTAATAATATAACTGAAAAAGAATATTTTGTTAGAGGAAGTACAGCCCTTTTAGATGCTATTGGTAAAACTATTGCTAAAGAAAAAGCTATTCAAGATACATTAGAAAAAAATGAAAAAGCTGATAAAGTCCTATTTATTATAATAACAGATGGATTAGAAAATGCAAGTAGAGAATATAACTCTGCTACTGTTAAAAAGTTGATAGAAACTCAAAAAGAAAAATATGGTTGGGAATTTTTATTCTTAGGTGCAAATATTGATGCAATAGAAACTGCAAATACAATAGGTATTAGTGCTGAAAAAGCAGTAAACTACAATTCTGATAGTATAGGAACTAAAAAGAATTATGATACTTTAAATAAAGCAGTTGAAGAAGTTCGTTCAGGAAAAGAATTGAAAAAAGAATGGAAAGCTGATATTGAAAAAGATTATAATGAAAGAAAAAAATAA